AACGAAATAACGTTTTGTAGCCCACGGGATGTGCAGAGGGCAGCAGCCGCCCCCGCCACAGCAAGGGGGCGGACTCACGCTGACGTCACAATCACTTCCGCCGCCGCAGTCCCCGCCTGCCCTAGTGCTCTTTAGCGGAGGAGGAGCCGAGACCCTGAGCTGCAGCCGCGGTGGTGGCGTCCAGAGGTCCCACAGCTCTGCTGCTCCGAGCGCGCGACTCTCCGGGAAGGTGAGTGCCAGGCAGCCTGCTGCAGTAGCCCGGACGGGTGGGCAAGGGTTTCCGAGTGGGTGCGGGCAGAATCCCAATGACCCCTTTGCGGGTTCGTCTTGGGCGGGGGTGGGGCGGAGGGGACTTAACCACATGCCGAGGCCCGTGGCCTCTTTGGGGACCGCATCCCTTTCTGTCCAGCTCCTGCCTTCCGTTACGGCCTCAGCCCGAATGGCCTTTATGGCTGTTTGAGAGAGGGCTGGTGGTCGCGGCCCTCTGCCATTCCTACCTGTCTCTCCTTGCAATGCTCTTGGCCTCTTTGCAGAGCACTCTCTGGCCTTTCTTCCCccattttgctgctgttttgtctaATGGCACATGGCTAAAAATTTTAGGTACAAAATGTGCCCACGAAAAGAATTATTACAAGATAAACAATATTCTCAGGGAAAATCAGGGTTCCTACACGAAacgcttttctttcttttgacctgCCACATTGATTTGGGTTTGCCCTTTGAGCTGATAACGTATTCCTGTCTCTTATTATGACATTGCACCCCCTCTTCTGTGTcgcacacacgcgcgtgcgcgtACACAGACGCAGGCACACACGCGcgcacccgcacacacacacaacacacgaacgcaagcacgcacacacaaaccTTTGCAGTCTAGTCCCTGTCCCTGCATCCTCAAGGTTCCAGCGAGCTCCTCTGCGCATGCGCAAACAGGCTAACACACACCCTCTCGCACACCCTCtagttccttcctctcccctcacctaCCTCCTACCTCTAgaatcttccctctcctcctcctctgacccATGTTTGAGtacgtgttctctctctctctctctctctctctctctctctctctctcccctcctttcctgtccctctctctcctctccccctccctccccttctcccccccccctcagaaATGGCCTCCATCTTCCCTGTCTgctatgtacacacatgtaaagAAGTCTTCATCCTCCTACTGCTTGCCTTACACACATGTCCACGCAGGAAGCTGGCTCACACACTCTTCTCAAATGTTCTTTTCTCCTATTCTCTGTCTGCTCCATACTGCACCTTCCTGTTTGCCATATTAACATAGGCCAGCATTCTTTGGTCGCTGGCCTTGCTAGTCCATCGGTCGCATACATCTTCTGGGCTTTTTTCCTGCCCGCTGTTGCCTCCCACGTTGACTCTTGGACACTTTCCTCATTGCTATGAATGCCCTTTCACTTCCTTGCCTGTGACATGCAGGCTTCCCTCGACAGTTCCAGCTGCCAGACGGAACAGGAGCACTGACCCTCCCCTTTCTGTCAGGCTGACAGCCTTCCCCTCTGAAGATGCCCCACCCATTCCTGTCACTTTCCTACCCACAAGCACCCACCCACTCCAGAAATCCCTGCATTGTACGGTTGCTGGCCCcctatccacctgtctctctcctGACAGGCGCTGGCACTTGTGCATACACAGTGAACTATATTTTCAGTTCTGTTCTCAATCGTATTCCTTCTCAATATCTGCAGTTCTCAGAAAAccacaccccccccaaaaaaaaaccaacctcaaAGCAGGCTCTATTCTTCCCATATTTCCACAGCACATCTACATTCTGAGCACTCagtcactcccctcccccaccccgactcacacacttacacatattcTGTCCTATTCTCCACTAAAGTCTGGCTTTCTCGTGGACCCAGCCTTATAATCATTTTGCAAACATTACACATGTGTTCCAGGTCTACATCAGACAGTCACTGGAATGCTACCTCAGGCCTTAGAAGACAGTGAAACTAATGTTAAAGGGCCCTTATCCCTGTACCTGCCTACTGAAGGAAAATTAGATCTCCTTTAGTTCTGAACTGGGAGCGAGAGCCTTTGCACCTGCGGCCCAGCTCTGTTGGAAACTCTTGAGTCAGCCATGGGTCAGGAATCTAGCAAGCCTGTTCGGCCCAAACCAGCAGGAGGGTATCAATCTGGTGCAGACAGGGGTTATGGAAGGAGGCATGCTTATGTCAGTTTCAGGCAACCCACAAGCCAGCAGGACCGGATTGCCAGCCCGAGAAGGACAACATCCGAAGTCCCAATGCACAGATCAGCCCCCAATCAAACCAAGAGGAGCCGCTCACCATTTGCCAGCACACGCCGTCGTTGGGATGACACCGAGAGCTCAGGAGCCAACATGAATGTTGGGAATGAGAATTATTCCAGGTATCCTCCAAGAGAGTACAGGGCCTCAGGGAGCCGAAGAGGATTGGCTTATGGACACATTGACACTTTGGGGGCGCGTGATAGTGAGGAGGAGGGGGCTGGGCCTGTTAACCGACTGCCAGTACGAGGGAAAACTGGCAAGTTTAAGGCTGATCCGGAGAAGGGGGCAAGATCTCCTCGCTTCTCTGGTCCTCGCCGCCGCCGCCGTAATGCGAAAGAGGAGCGTGGCAAGGTAGACCCGCCCCCTGCTGCACGGTGCTCTGGTACCAGAGCTGAGTTCTTGAAGCAGAACGGCATGGCCTCTCAGATGGCCTCTGCTGAAGGCAGGGCAGCTGCAAAGGGTAGCAACAatgtggagagagggaggcagaatgtACCTGCGCGTCCTAGCAGGGCTCCTGTGAgtatgtgtggtggggggggagcCACCGCAAAGAGCGCAGAGGAACCGGTGGTGAGACCAAAAATCCGGAATGTGGCGACTCCAAGCTGCATGAAACCAAAAGTGTTTTTTGAtactgatgatgatgacgatgtaCCACACAGTACTTCCAGGTGGAGAGATGCTGCCAATGCTGATGCTGAGGATGCCCGTGCAGAGGCCCTCCCAAGAAGAGGCCGAAGTGAGGGGGCAGGCAGCTCCTCTGAGGTGAAGTATCCTGAAGACAAGAAAGATAACAGGAGTGGGCAGGCGAAAGCAGAGAAGGTGTCCAGACGGCGGCGAACCATGGCTGACCGTGACTTCTGGGCATACTCCGATGATTACTACAGGTACTATGAGGACGACTCTGACAGTGAGAAAGAATGGATGTCTGCTCTGCACTGGAAGTATCGAAGCCGGGAACAACCCCAGTCTTCCAGTGGGGAAAGCTGGGAGCCTCTGCCAGGAAGGGAAGAACTCCCTCAGCAAGCTCAAGGGAGTGTGAACACCAGCGGAGCTGGGAGCCTTGCCAGTACCACTGTTGGCAGCAATGGCAGTGGCTATCCCGAAGAAGTACAAGAACCGTCTCTTCAGGAAGAAGAGCAGGCCTCTCTGGAAGAAGGAGAAATTCCTTGGCTCCGGTACAATGAGAATGAAAGCAGCAGTGAGGGGGAGAACGAATCCAGCCACGAGCTGATACAGCCTGCGATGTTCATGCTGGATGGCAACAACAACCTGGAAGATGACTCCAGTGTGAGCGAAGACCTAGAAGTGGACTGGAGCCTGTTTGATGGCTTTGCGGATGGGATGGGGGTGGCGGAGGCCATCTCCTACGTGGATCCGCAGTTCCTCACCTACATGGCCCTTGAAGAGCGCCTGGCCCAGGCGATGGAGACTGCCCTTGCTCACCTGGAGTCTCTCGCCGTTGATGTCGAAGTGGCTAACCCACCCGCAAGTAAGGAGAGCATTGATGCACTTCCTGAGATCCTGGTCACCGAAGATCATGGTGCCGTGGGCCAGGAAATGTGCTGTCCTATCTGCTGCAGTGAATATGTGAAGGGGGAGGTGGCAACCGAGCTGCCGTGCCACCACTATTTCCACAAGCCGTGTGTGTCCATCTGGCTTCAGAAGTCCGGCACCTGCCCCGTGTGCCGCTGCATGTTCCCTCCCCCACTGTAAAGGCCATGGCTCGTCACTCTTAGCCTGGCTAATTCCCTATCTAACACCCACAATACTACAGGAGCCCGCTTTCAAAATTAACACTGGCAATGAGATCTGTCGGTCAGTTACACTAAACTTGTTGATTCCTTGTGATTATTTCCAATGTGAAAATGGTTGCg
This is a stretch of genomic DNA from Microtus ochrogaster isolate Prairie Vole_2 chromosome X, MicOch1.0, whole genome shotgun sequence. It encodes these proteins:
- the Pja1 gene encoding E3 ubiquitin-protein ligase Praja-1 isoform X2, translated to MHRSAPNQTKRSRSPFASTRRRWDDTESSGANMNVGNENYSRYPPREYRASGSRRGLAYGHIDTLGARDSEEEGAGPVNRLPVRGKTGKFKADPEKGARSPRFSGPRRRRRNAKEERGKVDPPPAARCSGTRAEFLKQNGMASQMASAEGRAAAKGSNNVERGRQNVPARPSRAPVSMCGGGGATAKSAEEPVVRPKIRNVATPSCMKPKVFFDTDDDDDVPHSTSRWRDAANADAEDARAEALPRRGRSEGAGSSSEVKYPEDKKDNRSGQAKAEKVSRRRRTMADRDFWAYSDDYYRYYEDDSDSEKEWMSALHWKYRSREQPQSSSGESWEPLPGREELPQQAQGSVNTSGAGSLASTTVGSNGSGYPEEVQEPSLQEEEQASLEEGEIPWLRYNENESSSEGENESSHELIQPAMFMLDGNNNLEDDSSVSEDLEVDWSLFDGFADGMGVAEAISYVDPQFLTYMALEERLAQAMETALAHLESLAVDVEVANPPASKESIDALPEILVTEDHGAVGQEMCCPICCSEYVKGEVATELPCHHYFHKPCVSIWLQKSGTCPVCRCMFPPPL
- the Pja1 gene encoding E3 ubiquitin-protein ligase Praja-1 isoform X1 encodes the protein MGQESSKPVRPKPAGGYQSGADRGYGRRHAYVSFRQPTSQQDRIASPRRTTSEVPMHRSAPNQTKRSRSPFASTRRRWDDTESSGANMNVGNENYSRYPPREYRASGSRRGLAYGHIDTLGARDSEEEGAGPVNRLPVRGKTGKFKADPEKGARSPRFSGPRRRRRNAKEERGKVDPPPAARCSGTRAEFLKQNGMASQMASAEGRAAAKGSNNVERGRQNVPARPSRAPVSMCGGGGATAKSAEEPVVRPKIRNVATPSCMKPKVFFDTDDDDDVPHSTSRWRDAANADAEDARAEALPRRGRSEGAGSSSEVKYPEDKKDNRSGQAKAEKVSRRRRTMADRDFWAYSDDYYRYYEDDSDSEKEWMSALHWKYRSREQPQSSSGESWEPLPGREELPQQAQGSVNTSGAGSLASTTVGSNGSGYPEEVQEPSLQEEEQASLEEGEIPWLRYNENESSSEGENESSHELIQPAMFMLDGNNNLEDDSSVSEDLEVDWSLFDGFADGMGVAEAISYVDPQFLTYMALEERLAQAMETALAHLESLAVDVEVANPPASKESIDALPEILVTEDHGAVGQEMCCPICCSEYVKGEVATELPCHHYFHKPCVSIWLQKSGTCPVCRCMFPPPL